One Paenisporosarcina sp. FSL H8-0542 genomic region harbors:
- a CDS encoding acyltransferase, with protein sequence MRRTERYPVEGANSLWHIYRTVPFWKVMKNFIVIQLGRYSPSLPLKNFLYRHFLHMKVGEQTSFALMVMPDVMFPERITIGENTIVGYNTTLLAHEYLIDEYRIGDVIIGNRVLIGANSTILPGVTIGDGAIVSAATLVHKDVPEGSFVGGNPMKIIYTAEEMATRRLI encoded by the coding sequence ATGAGAAGGACGGAACGTTATCCCGTAGAAGGGGCAAACTCGTTGTGGCATATTTACCGAACGGTGCCTTTTTGGAAGGTGATGAAAAATTTTATCGTTATTCAACTGGGCAGATACAGCCCTTCATTACCACTGAAAAATTTCCTCTACCGACACTTTTTACATATGAAAGTTGGAGAGCAAACTTCATTTGCCTTGATGGTTATGCCTGATGTCATGTTTCCGGAGAGAATTACAATTGGAGAGAATACAATCGTCGGGTACAATACGACGCTTTTAGCTCATGAGTACTTAATTGACGAATATCGTATTGGAGACGTCATTATTGGGAATCGTGTTCTTATAGGAGCGAATTCTACCATTTTACCTGGAGTTACTATTGGTGATGGTGCGATCGTTTCCGCTGCTACTCTTGTGCATAAAGATGTACCAGAAGGCAGTTTTGTCGGGGGGAATCCCATGAAAATCATTTACACTGCTGAAGAAATGGCGACACGTCGCCTTATATAA
- a CDS encoding DUF4097 family beta strand repeat-containing protein has product MQEERKRILDLVEKGTISAQEALVLLEALGNDKAKPSVPAYAGPGTSDVHNHSTHTNSETHNKKTTSSQAEDFMEDIKRDFSQFSDRFMQFMQTAVGKMKSFDFDMPFGEPNEFHHTFTKELADFKEVSVDIANGKFEIYPSQDGQVRAECHVKVYRAPNEEDGKKDFFEKFVFVVDQQRLRIISDMKTTSVNVVLYVPKQMYDSISVRLFNGAFISKHLEVGRFKVKTANGKIELKNVQLEDGEIQTANGAINIKDAIGNKVDAETINGRIYIDGHLKDIEAQSVNGHVVVTTKNPEARKVEGRAVAGTVEIYVPSTVALQGEVASNFGKMDVSLPDVTRLNEQEHFLQKNIRFTKELTDSTAAPLYIKGEAKTGSIVVRYTTAE; this is encoded by the coding sequence ATGCAAGAAGAACGTAAACGCATTTTAGATCTAGTTGAAAAAGGAACGATTTCTGCTCAAGAAGCGTTGGTATTACTAGAGGCTCTTGGAAATGATAAGGCTAAACCTAGTGTGCCGGCATACGCTGGACCGGGAACGTCTGATGTGCATAACCATTCCACTCATACAAATTCTGAAACACACAACAAGAAAACCACATCCTCTCAAGCAGAAGATTTTATGGAAGATATTAAAAGAGATTTTTCGCAATTCAGCGACCGTTTCATGCAATTTATGCAAACGGCTGTCGGTAAAATGAAATCATTCGATTTCGATATGCCTTTCGGTGAACCGAACGAATTTCATCACACCTTTACAAAAGAGTTGGCAGATTTCAAAGAAGTCTCTGTCGACATTGCCAATGGGAAGTTCGAAATTTATCCTTCACAAGACGGTCAAGTACGAGCGGAATGCCATGTGAAAGTGTATCGTGCTCCCAATGAAGAGGATGGGAAGAAAGATTTCTTTGAAAAATTTGTATTTGTCGTGGATCAACAAAGATTGCGCATTATCAGCGATATGAAAACAACTTCTGTCAATGTCGTCTTGTATGTTCCAAAACAAATGTATGATTCCATATCGGTTCGATTGTTCAATGGAGCCTTCATCAGCAAACATCTAGAAGTGGGACGCTTTAAAGTCAAAACCGCTAATGGCAAAATTGAATTGAAAAATGTTCAATTGGAGGATGGCGAAATCCAGACTGCCAATGGCGCCATTAATATTAAAGATGCCATTGGAAACAAGGTTGATGCAGAAACCATAAATGGTCGTATTTACATTGATGGCCATTTAAAAGATATTGAAGCACAATCTGTGAATGGTCATGTCGTTGTCACCACGAAAAATCCCGAAGCACGTAAAGTTGAGGGACGTGCAGTGGCTGGTACAGTAGAAATTTATGTCCCTTCCACGGTTGCCTTGCAAGGAGAAGTGGCTTCGAATTTCGGGAAAATGGACGTATCATTGCCGGATGTGACACGTTTAAATGAGCAAGAGCATTTCTTGCAAAAAAATATCCGTTTTACAAAAGAACTCACAGATTCAACAGCAGCTCCTCTATATATTAAAGGGGAAGCAAAAACAGGCTCGATTGTCGTACGCTATACAACAGCTGAATAA
- the hisB gene encoding imidazoleglycerol-phosphate dehydratase HisB gives MTREATINRKTNETKVKVTMQLDGEGLATIDTGVPFMDHMLDLFVKHGFFNATIQASGDTHIDDHHTTEDIGIVLGQVVKEALGDKKGIRRYGNAFVPMDDALAQVIVDCSNRPHLEFRATFPKEKVGNFDTELVHEFLWKFTLEARMNVHVILHYGHNTHHMIEAIFKALARALDEAVSIDPRVKGVPSTKGLLT, from the coding sequence ATGACACGCGAAGCAACGATTAATAGAAAAACGAACGAAACAAAAGTGAAAGTTACGATGCAACTGGATGGAGAAGGACTGGCCACGATTGATACTGGCGTCCCTTTTATGGATCATATGCTTGATTTATTTGTGAAACATGGATTCTTTAATGCGACCATTCAAGCGTCTGGTGATACACATATTGATGATCATCATACAACTGAAGATATCGGGATTGTACTCGGGCAAGTTGTCAAAGAAGCGTTAGGTGACAAAAAAGGGATACGTCGATACGGTAATGCATTTGTGCCGATGGATGATGCACTGGCGCAAGTGATTGTGGATTGTTCAAACCGTCCTCACCTTGAATTCAGAGCGACATTCCCTAAAGAAAAAGTAGGGAATTTCGATACGGAACTTGTCCATGAATTTTTATGGAAATTCACTCTCGAAGCACGGATGAATGTTCATGTAATCCTTCATTATGGCCACAATACACACCACATGATTGAAGCCATATTCAAAGCTTTGGCAAGAGCGCTCGATGAAGCGGTATCCATTGATCCGCGTGTCAAAGGAGTGCCATCCACGAAAGGATTATTAACATGA
- a CDS encoding N-acetylmuramoyl-L-alanine amidase has translation MKKIIIDAGHGPETSGKRSPDGALREFTFNVATAIHVKKLLTAEGFTVLFSHNNSCDVALSERISLANKLKVSAFISIHANAFGNDWNQAQGIETYTCLNPSETSTRMATFVQQALIMRTDRKNRGVKKGDLAVLRETTMPAILVECGFMTNKKEADLLKSLGYQQQCAQAIVFGILCSL, from the coding sequence ATGAAGAAGATAATCATCGATGCTGGACATGGTCCAGAAACTTCAGGTAAACGATCGCCTGATGGAGCCTTACGGGAATTCACTTTTAATGTAGCCACGGCTATACATGTCAAGAAACTCTTAACTGCTGAAGGATTTACCGTACTATTTTCGCATAATAATTCTTGCGATGTTGCACTTTCAGAACGCATATCTCTAGCGAACAAACTGAAAGTTTCAGCATTTATATCGATTCATGCGAATGCTTTCGGCAATGATTGGAACCAAGCTCAAGGCATTGAAACGTATACTTGTTTGAACCCAAGCGAAACTTCAACTCGGATGGCTACTTTTGTGCAGCAAGCTTTGATCATGCGCACAGATAGAAAAAATCGAGGTGTTAAAAAAGGAGACTTAGCCGTGCTGAGGGAAACGACGATGCCTGCCATATTAGTGGAATGTGGATTTATGACAAATAAAAAAGAAGCAGACTTGTTAAAAAGTCTAGGATATCAACAGCAATGTGCACAAGCCATCGTTTTCGGTATACTGTGTTCATTATAA
- the lgt gene encoding prolipoprotein diacylglyceryl transferase: MNFLLGAFDPIAISLGPIDVRWYGVIIAFGIVLAFLVAQREMLKRGFHEEFLTDLLIWAVPLAILGARLYYVIFKWEYYSENPGDILQVWEGGLAIHGALIASFVTAYVFTKKRKVSFLKLADVVAPSILIGQTIGRWGNFMNQEAHGGPVSRAFLENMFLPDWIIEQMRIDGTYYHPTFLYESIWNFMGVVILILLRRVNLLRGEMFLFYLIWYSVGRFFIEGLRTDSLYLLGELRTAQVVSLITVVVALLIVVYRRMTIKDPVRYKDA; this comes from the coding sequence ATGAATTTTTTACTTGGAGCATTTGATCCAATCGCGATTTCTCTTGGACCGATTGATGTACGATGGTACGGCGTCATTATCGCTTTTGGAATTGTTTTGGCATTTCTAGTAGCACAGCGTGAAATGCTGAAACGAGGTTTTCACGAAGAATTCTTAACGGATTTATTGATATGGGCTGTCCCATTGGCAATTCTTGGGGCGCGTCTTTATTACGTAATATTTAAATGGGAGTATTACTCCGAAAATCCCGGTGATATCCTTCAAGTTTGGGAGGGAGGACTTGCCATACATGGAGCATTGATTGCTTCATTCGTTACCGCTTATGTGTTTACGAAAAAACGCAAAGTCTCATTTTTGAAACTGGCGGACGTAGTGGCACCAAGTATCCTAATCGGTCAGACAATAGGACGTTGGGGTAACTTTATGAATCAGGAAGCCCACGGAGGACCTGTATCACGTGCTTTCTTAGAGAATATGTTTTTACCAGACTGGATTATCGAACAAATGCGAATTGATGGGACGTATTACCATCCCACTTTCTTATATGAATCTATATGGAATTTCATGGGTGTTGTTATCTTAATATTATTGCGTAGAGTTAATTTACTACGCGGAGAAATGTTCTTGTTTTATCTTATCTGGTATTCTGTGGGACGTTTCTTTATTGAAGGATTGCGGACTGACAGTCTGTACTTACTCGGGGAACTTCGCACGGCACAGGTAGTGTCTCTTATTACAGTTGTTGTTGCACTATTGATTGTTGTTTACCGTCGTATGACCATTAAAGATCCTGTGCGTTATAAAGACGCATAA
- the hisH gene encoding imidazole glycerol phosphate synthase subunit HisH — MKIGVIDYGMGNLYSVEQALLRLGCEVSITADTNILNQMDGYVLPGVGAFPDAMSRLRESGLDQYIKQIENTNKPLLGICLGMQLLYEDSTENGWTEGLGILTGHIQKFEQLDTEQKRIRIPHMGWNPLSFTHQPDWLKGLDKEDSTHVYFVHSYLAQNTMQKEVLASSTYAGQFVPGLVQKDSITGMQFHPEKSGPFGKYLLKKWVGQVKERSEQR; from the coding sequence ATGAAAATTGGTGTAATCGATTACGGCATGGGCAATTTGTATAGTGTTGAACAAGCGCTGCTCCGACTAGGTTGTGAAGTTTCCATAACGGCAGATACAAACATCTTAAATCAAATGGATGGTTATGTTTTACCAGGTGTGGGGGCATTTCCAGATGCCATGAGTCGTCTGCGTGAGTCTGGCTTAGATCAATATATTAAACAAATCGAGAACACCAACAAACCGTTACTTGGCATATGTCTGGGCATGCAGCTTCTATATGAAGATAGTACAGAAAATGGATGGACGGAAGGTTTAGGTATATTAACGGGTCATATTCAGAAATTTGAACAACTGGATACAGAGCAAAAACGTATCAGAATTCCTCATATGGGATGGAATCCATTATCTTTTACACATCAACCAGATTGGCTGAAGGGTCTCGATAAAGAAGATTCAACTCATGTCTACTTTGTCCATTCCTATTTGGCACAAAATACAATGCAAAAAGAAGTACTGGCAAGCAGTACATATGCAGGTCAGTTTGTTCCTGGACTTGTCCAGAAAGACTCAATCACTGGTATGCAGTTTCACCCTGAAAAGTCTGGACCGTTCGGAAAGTACTTGTTGAAAAAATGGGTCGGTCAAGTAAAAGAAAGGAGTGAACAAAGATGA
- a CDS encoding ATP phosphoribosyltransferase regulatory subunit, whose amino-acid sequence MTPIRKFEKPLGMRDSFPLINEKKENVRDVGRKFFRNHGFDFIKTPTVEYYETVGKASAISDSSLFKLVDRQGETLVLRPDMTTPIVRVATSKLLKEQIPLRLAYFANVFRAQENEGGRPAEFEQMGVELIGDSSVFADAEMIITASDFVQELGIGEYHLTVGHAGLLQSILTQFTESKEQVKELRKLLVEKNMVGFEEAVQSYGLSKVEEERFIEFIGHASNVQSIQSLHPFIDQSNIQQVNMFMYLSDLSVLLENTGLSNLVTYDLTLTSEMSYYTGMLFEVFASGSGFPIGNGGRYDGLLQEFNCDVGATGFGLRVDRLLEVMTTSTTRKPHTLIFFDEANYMDAVNEANKFRQQGIRTTIQYVNGVEDRQAYQDNFTEVLWLTEGDGKNE is encoded by the coding sequence ATGACGCCAATTCGAAAATTTGAGAAACCGCTAGGGATGAGAGACTCATTTCCGTTAATAAATGAAAAAAAGGAAAATGTACGGGATGTCGGCAGAAAGTTTTTCCGAAATCACGGCTTTGATTTTATCAAAACACCTACTGTTGAATATTACGAAACCGTGGGGAAAGCCTCGGCAATTTCAGATTCATCATTGTTTAAATTAGTCGATCGCCAAGGTGAGACACTTGTCTTAAGACCAGATATGACGACACCAATTGTTCGTGTGGCAACATCTAAGCTATTGAAGGAACAAATACCATTGCGTCTAGCATACTTTGCGAACGTCTTCCGTGCACAGGAAAATGAAGGCGGAAGGCCCGCTGAATTCGAGCAAATGGGCGTGGAGTTAATAGGAGATTCTTCGGTTTTCGCAGATGCAGAAATGATTATAACCGCATCGGATTTTGTACAGGAACTTGGAATTGGTGAATATCATTTAACGGTCGGACATGCTGGGTTATTGCAATCAATTTTGACGCAATTTACCGAATCCAAAGAACAAGTTAAAGAACTGCGTAAATTACTTGTGGAAAAGAACATGGTTGGATTTGAAGAGGCTGTACAATCGTATGGATTATCGAAAGTAGAAGAAGAACGCTTTATTGAATTTATTGGACATGCTTCCAATGTGCAATCCATTCAATCATTACATCCTTTTATCGACCAATCAAATATTCAGCAAGTGAACATGTTTATGTATCTTAGTGACTTGTCCGTATTACTAGAAAATACAGGTCTTTCAAATCTGGTCACATACGATCTGACACTTACTAGTGAAATGAGTTATTACACTGGGATGTTATTTGAAGTTTTTGCGAGTGGATCAGGCTTTCCGATAGGCAATGGAGGTCGCTATGACGGTTTGTTGCAGGAATTCAATTGTGATGTTGGTGCAACAGGTTTTGGATTGAGAGTAGACAGATTGCTTGAAGTGATGACTACATCGACAACACGTAAGCCACATACGTTAATATTTTTTGATGAAGCTAATTATATGGATGCAGTCAATGAGGCGAATAAATTTAGACAGCAAGGGATTCGGACAACTATTCAATATGTTAATGGTGTAGAGGACAGACAGGCTTATCAGGATAACTTTACAGAAGTATTGTGGTTAACAGAAGGAGATGGAAAAAATGAGTGA
- a CDS encoding nucleoside recognition domain-containing protein, whose protein sequence is MTTIKNGLLAGLKTTWTLSKIIFPITLLLVILQYTPVLPWIIDFVSPIMGLFGLHGDAAIPLVLGNVLNLYAGIAGILSLELTVKEVFILAVMLSFSHNIFIETGVALKVGVKLWVVLLVRFGLAAISAIVINLVWSGGSQVAQYGMAPKMATMPEGWLEIILLGLQKASYGVLQLALVVIPLMVVIQYLKDKQYLQKFSQKIAPFTKLLGIKPNASMTLVSGLVIGLAFGAGVMIQAVQEDGVSKKDATLVFIFLVACHAVVEDTLIFIPLGIPIWPLFLLRLGIAFILTIVVASIWKRAEQTKRKEVLTS, encoded by the coding sequence ATGACTACAATAAAAAATGGACTGCTGGCGGGTCTTAAAACAACCTGGACGCTTAGCAAAATCATATTTCCAATTACACTGTTGCTGGTTATTTTGCAGTACACGCCAGTTCTTCCGTGGATTATTGACTTCGTTTCTCCCATCATGGGTTTATTCGGATTGCATGGCGATGCAGCGATTCCGCTAGTATTAGGAAACGTGCTCAATTTGTATGCAGGGATTGCCGGAATACTTTCACTCGAATTGACTGTGAAAGAAGTCTTTATTCTGGCAGTCATGTTGTCATTCTCTCATAATATTTTTATTGAAACGGGAGTGGCATTAAAGGTTGGCGTAAAATTGTGGGTAGTTTTACTCGTAAGATTTGGTCTTGCAGCTATATCGGCAATCGTCATAAACCTGGTGTGGTCTGGTGGTTCGCAAGTCGCTCAATATGGGATGGCACCAAAAATGGCTACCATGCCTGAAGGGTGGCTTGAAATCATCTTACTCGGACTGCAAAAAGCAAGTTATGGGGTACTGCAACTCGCCCTGGTCGTTATTCCATTAATGGTTGTCATTCAATATTTGAAAGACAAACAGTATTTGCAGAAGTTTTCACAAAAAATAGCACCTTTTACAAAGTTGCTCGGAATTAAACCAAATGCTTCGATGACACTGGTATCTGGATTGGTTATCGGGTTGGCATTTGGTGCAGGCGTAATGATTCAGGCAGTACAAGAGGACGGGGTCAGCAAGAAAGATGCAACGCTGGTCTTTATCTTTTTAGTCGCCTGTCACGCAGTTGTAGAAGATACGCTTATCTTTATTCCTCTTGGAATACCGATTTGGCCATTATTTTTACTAAGGCTCGGCATCGCTTTTATATTGACGATTGTGGTCGCATCAATTTGGAAAAGAGCTGAGCAAACGAAAAGAAAGGAAGTACTTACATCATGA
- the hisD gene encoding histidinol dehydrogenase, which translates to MQIVSLTKDISLKRPLEMGNEEQLNTVKMVLSDVKKRGDQAVADYSEKWDGIKLSEFSVSMDEIQHALANFDEELKNDLEEAAKNIRLFHEMQKRSSYEVDVKNGSFIGQRVSPLDAVGLYVPGGSAAYPSSVLMNVIPAQVAGVERIVIVSPPNDKGALPDAVLVAASILGIEEIYKMGGAQAIAALAYGTESIAPVDKITGPGNVFVALAKREVFGEVAIDMIAGPSEIAIIADDTAYADEIAADLLSQAEHDPMACPILLTTSNVFAQEVAIEVEKQLRTLPREKIARAAVEKFGKIYVAETMLDIIKAVNKLAPEHLEIMTINPHEVAQQVRHAGAIFIGRYSSEPIGDYFAGTNHVLPTNSTARFSSPLSVDDFIKKTSIIFYTEETWQQHADKIARLARMEGLEAHARAVESRGWKKGMNQS; encoded by the coding sequence ATGCAAATCGTTTCTTTAACGAAAGATATATCATTAAAACGACCTTTGGAAATGGGCAATGAGGAGCAATTGAACACCGTGAAAATGGTATTGTCCGATGTCAAAAAACGCGGTGACCAAGCAGTCGCGGACTATAGCGAGAAATGGGACGGAATTAAACTAAGTGAATTTAGTGTTTCGATGGATGAAATTCAACACGCACTCGCCAATTTTGATGAAGAACTTAAAAATGATTTGGAAGAAGCGGCAAAAAATATCCGCCTTTTTCATGAAATGCAAAAACGGTCATCTTATGAAGTTGACGTCAAAAATGGCTCATTTATTGGACAACGAGTAAGTCCATTGGATGCAGTTGGTTTGTACGTGCCAGGTGGTTCCGCTGCTTATCCGTCATCGGTATTAATGAATGTCATTCCGGCACAAGTGGCTGGTGTTGAACGAATTGTCATTGTGTCACCTCCAAACGATAAAGGAGCACTACCAGACGCAGTATTGGTTGCGGCTTCGATTTTAGGAATTGAAGAAATTTATAAAATGGGTGGAGCTCAGGCAATCGCTGCTCTTGCATATGGTACCGAATCCATTGCACCTGTAGATAAAATAACAGGTCCAGGTAATGTGTTTGTTGCATTGGCCAAACGGGAAGTATTTGGTGAAGTGGCTATTGATATGATTGCAGGACCGAGTGAAATTGCCATCATCGCAGATGATACTGCATATGCGGACGAAATTGCCGCCGATTTATTATCGCAAGCTGAACATGATCCGATGGCTTGTCCGATTTTACTGACGACGAGCAATGTATTTGCTCAGGAAGTTGCAATAGAAGTGGAGAAACAATTGCGAACGCTCCCGCGTGAGAAGATTGCACGGGCAGCTGTTGAAAAGTTCGGGAAAATTTATGTTGCAGAAACAATGCTGGATATTATTAAAGCTGTAAATAAATTGGCACCGGAGCATTTGGAAATCATGACAATCAATCCTCATGAAGTTGCACAACAAGTGAGACATGCAGGTGCGATTTTTATCGGTCGATACAGTTCGGAACCAATTGGTGACTACTTTGCAGGGACCAATCATGTTTTGCCGACAAACAGCACTGCTCGGTTCTCCAGTCCATTATCGGTGGATGATTTTATCAAAAAAACAAGCATCATTTTTTACACAGAAGAAACATGGCAACAACATGCAGACAAAATAGCAAGACTGGCTAGAATGGAAGGGTTAGAAGCCCATGCAAGAGCTGTAGAATCAAGAGGCTGGAAAAAGGGGATGAATCAATCATGA
- the hisG gene encoding ATP phosphoribosyltransferase, whose amino-acid sequence MSELTIAMPKGRIFEEAYVLLQKAGFQLPDDFEESRKLIVEAPGEKIRFILAKPMDVPVYVEHGVADIGIAGKDVLLEQKRIVHELLDLKISECYIATAGLPNTVMNEIAPRVATKYPEIASAFYKEKGEQVEIIGLNGSIELAPMIGLADRIVDIVSSGRTLKENGLVEYERIVDVTSRLIANPVSYRLKSERIRDMVKRLKDSME is encoded by the coding sequence ATGAGTGAACTGACAATTGCGATGCCGAAAGGACGAATTTTTGAAGAAGCTTATGTGTTACTTCAAAAAGCGGGTTTTCAGTTGCCGGATGACTTTGAAGAATCACGGAAACTCATTGTTGAAGCTCCTGGTGAAAAGATTCGATTTATTCTTGCGAAACCGATGGATGTACCTGTTTATGTGGAACATGGGGTTGCAGATATAGGAATAGCGGGTAAAGATGTATTACTTGAACAAAAACGAATTGTTCATGAGTTGCTGGATTTAAAAATCAGCGAATGCTATATCGCAACTGCAGGCTTGCCGAATACAGTCATGAATGAGATTGCGCCTCGTGTGGCAACTAAATATCCTGAAATTGCTTCGGCTTTTTACAAAGAAAAAGGGGAGCAAGTTGAAATTATTGGATTAAATGGTTCAATCGAACTGGCACCCATGATTGGGCTGGCCGATCGAATTGTGGATATCGTATCTTCTGGCCGGACATTGAAAGAAAATGGACTTGTTGAATACGAACGCATTGTGGATGTGACATCGAGGTTAATTGCTAATCCCGTCAGTTACCGCCTAAAAAGCGAACGCATCCGCGATATGGTGAAGCGACTGAAAGATTCAATGGAGTAA
- the ppaX gene encoding pyrophosphatase PpaX has translation MKSQPITTLLFDFDGTLLDTNELIIQTFLSVLGKRYPGRFTKEDALQFIGPSLKQTFDSIDETLTEELIKEYRAWNIEMHDQMAVEFDGVTDTLRILKARGLKMAIVSTKRQGMIQKGLTLMGIEDIFDVVIALDDVVTPKPDPEPILLALERLNATKEEAIMIGDNSHDIEGGQNAGVRTAGVAWTAKGEAYLATFNPTYMLQHITDLLEIVDGTSS, from the coding sequence ATGAAATCTCAACCAATAACAACGCTTCTTTTCGATTTTGATGGTACATTGCTGGATACGAATGAGCTCATCATTCAAACGTTTTTAAGTGTTTTGGGTAAAAGATATCCCGGAAGATTTACTAAAGAAGACGCGCTGCAATTTATAGGACCGTCCTTAAAACAGACCTTTGATTCGATTGATGAAACATTGACAGAAGAGCTAATTAAAGAATACCGCGCATGGAATATTGAAATGCACGATCAAATGGCTGTCGAATTTGATGGTGTTACTGATACTCTCCGTATATTAAAAGCTCGAGGCCTTAAGATGGCGATTGTATCAACGAAAAGGCAAGGTATGATTCAGAAGGGATTAACATTAATGGGGATTGAGGACATCTTCGATGTTGTGATTGCACTCGACGACGTGGTTACTCCAAAACCAGACCCTGAACCCATTCTTTTGGCACTTGAGCGTTTGAATGCAACGAAAGAAGAGGCAATAATGATCGGGGACAACTCCCATGATATCGAGGGTGGTCAAAACGCAGGTGTAAGAACAGCTGGTGTTGCATGGACTGCTAAAGGCGAAGCATATTTAGCTACTTTTAACCCAACATATATGTTGCAGCATATAACGGATTTGCTTGAAATCGTGGACGGAACATCTTCATGA
- the hprK gene encoding HPr(Ser) kinase/phosphatase codes for MVQVTTKDVMEMFDLKLVSGQEGIGRHIAISDISRPGLEMAGYFTHYPANRVQLLGTTELSFYDMLLPHERIDRMKKLCSPDTPAIIVSHGMTVPEELKIASNEEHVPVLTAKMATTRFSSLLTNFLESKLAPTTAVHGVLVDIYGVGVLITGKSGVGKSETALELVKRGHRLVADDCVEIRQEAENTLVGNPPKLIEHLLEIRGLGIIDIMTLFGASAIRSFKRISLVIDLEIWDAQKTYDRLGLEEEKMKIIDTDLTRLTIPVRPGRNLAVIIEVAAMNYRLKRMGVNAAEEFSNRLNDVISQNEDATY; via the coding sequence TTGGTACAAGTGACAACAAAAGATGTAATGGAAATGTTCGATTTAAAACTAGTCAGTGGCCAGGAAGGCATCGGCAGGCATATTGCCATCAGCGATATCTCAAGACCAGGGTTAGAAATGGCCGGTTATTTTACACACTACCCAGCAAACCGTGTCCAACTACTCGGCACGACAGAACTGTCATTTTATGATATGTTGCTGCCTCACGAACGAATAGATCGCATGAAAAAGTTATGCTCACCTGATACACCAGCTATTATTGTTTCACATGGTATGACCGTACCGGAAGAACTGAAGATTGCTTCGAATGAAGAGCACGTACCGGTATTGACTGCAAAAATGGCAACTACGAGGTTCTCCAGTTTGCTGACAAACTTTTTGGAAAGCAAACTCGCACCTACCACTGCAGTACACGGCGTACTCGTTGATATTTATGGGGTAGGCGTTTTGATTACAGGGAAGAGTGGGGTCGGTAAAAGTGAGACCGCTCTAGAACTTGTCAAAAGAGGTCATCGCCTCGTTGCTGACGATTGTGTGGAAATCAGACAAGAAGCCGAAAATACACTTGTAGGGAATCCACCAAAACTGATTGAGCATTTACTAGAAATCCGTGGACTGGGCATTATTGATATCATGACTTTGTTCGGTGCAAGTGCAATACGCAGCTTCAAACGGATATCTCTAGTAATTGATTTAGAGATTTGGGATGCACAGAAAACGTATGACCGTCTCGGGCTCGAGGAAGAAAAAATGAAAATTATTGATACGGATCTGACGAGACTGACGATTCCCGTTCGACCTGGTCGGAACTTAGCAGTTATTATTGAAGTGGCAGCGATGAACTATCGTTTGAAACGTATGGGAGTCAATGCAGCAGAGGAATTTTCCAATCGTCTGAACGATGTCATTAGTCAAAATGAAGACGCTACATATTAA